The nucleotide sequence CAATTCGGCAGCCATTGTCGCAGCGCTCGCGGATCGCAACGATATCCGGCTGATCGCCATCGGCGGGGTAGTGGATCCGAACCTCGGGGCCTGTACCGGGCCCGAGGCGCTCGTTCAGGTTCAACACATCCATTTTGATCGTCTCCTTCTCGGCGCCTGTGCGGTGTCGTGCAGCCACGGCGTTTGTGTTTTCGATCCAACAGATATGGCGTTCAAGCAGCAATTGCTTGCGAGCGCGAATTACGTCGTCGTGCTGGCCACCAGCGACAAACTCGAGACGACCGCGCCGTTCCGTGTCGCGTCTCTTAAGGCGATCGACACTGTTGTCGTCGAGTCCGATGCCGAGGGCGCGATCTGCTCGAATCTCGCCGCCGCCGGGCTAGACATCGTTCGGGCGGCAGGAACGTCGTCCCAGCCGCCAATTTCGGCAAAAACGGGTTGACCGTATTGACCAACCGTGCAGAAACAAGAAGCGCGACCCGGCTGGCGTTTTTTGTCGCGGGTTTCGGAATTGCCTGCTGGGCGCCCCTGGTGCCGTATGCGCGGCAACGCTTGGGCGTGGACGAGGGCACGCTCGGTCTGTTGCTGCTGTGTCTGGGCATCGGTTCCGTTCTGGCCATGCCGTTGACGGGCGTGATCAGTTCGCGCCTCGGCAGCCGGCCGGTGATCATCGCCGGTGGCCTGGGGCTCGCGATTTTTCTGCCGTGGCTTTCGTTTGTCGATTCAGGCGTTGGTCTGGGCGTCAGCCTGTTTTTTTCGGCGCGTCGCTTGGCGCCATCGATGTCGCCATGAACATTCACGCGGTCGAAGTCGAGAAAGGCGCAGGCAAGCCGCTGATGTCGGGCTTCCATGCCTTGTTCAGCATAGGCGGCTTCGTCGGGGCGCTGCTGATGACCGGACTCCTGAGTCTGGGGCTCGGGCCGCTGCCGGCGACGTTGTTTGGCGCGGTGCTGATCGTGGTGGCCATGCTGCACGCCTCTTCTCGTCTGCTGCGCGGCCGACATGGTTACGCGGACGAGCCGTTGTTCGCGATGCCGCGGGGGATCGTTCTGATTCTGGCCGGGCTCGCGATGATCGGCTTTTTGGCCGAAGGCGCGGTGCTGGACTGGGGCGGGCTTCTGCTCGTGAACACGGACTTGCTGCAGCCGGCGCAGAGCGGACTCGGCTACGTGGTGTTCTCGATCGCGATGACCGCCGGCCGGCTCGTCGGGGATCGCGCCACGGCTCGGCTCGGGGATCGCGTCATGGTTCGCTGGGGCGGTCTGATCGTGGTGGTCGGCTTTGCCGTGCTGTTGATCGCGCCGGTCGTACCGGTGGCGCTCCTGGGGTTTCTGCTCGTGGGCCTGGGAGCTGCGAATATTGTGCCGGTGTTCTTCCGCCGAGCCGGTGCGCAGGCGGCCATGCCTGCCGGTCTGGCGATCTCGGCGATCACGACTGCCGGCTATGCCGGTGTGCTGGTAGGTCCGGCCACCATTGGTTTTATCGCCCAACTGCTCGATCTTCGGATGGCATTCTGGCTGCTGGTGCTCCTGTTTTGTCTGGTGCCGCTGCTCGCCGGCCGGGTCACGCCGACACGCGGCTGATGATCTGGCCCGCTCCCGCAGATCGTGTCGGACGGCCTCTTCCGACACCCCTAAATATTCAGCCGCCTCCGCCGCCCCGATGCTGCCTTCTGCCTTGCGTTAACAGAGCGCTTTGGCGAGTGGTTTTCAACATGGCGCAACGTATCGCGGGGTGGTTCAGGTTCACCCGGGCCCTTCATCCGGCAGGCTGATCAGCCAGCACTTCATTCTCGTAATAGGCGAGCGCACTCTCCGGGGAAACCGAGACCTTCAGCGCCAGCCACATTATTGCGATGCTGAATACCACGATAATTGCCATATCAACGTATACGCCCAGTAAGCCGATGCCGCCCATGCTCTTGGGGCCCAGATAGCTAAGCAGATACATGCCGCCGAAATACGGGAACAGCCAGCCGAGCGATTGCCAGTTGATACCGCCGGTCTCGCCTTTCTTGAACACGGTGAAGTAGATCGCGAACACGATGAACACACCGAGCAGTAGCAGGAACATGAAGTTGTCGGTCGCAAAGCCTGCCCAGAACACCACGAAATTAGCGGCGATGAACGCAAGCGGCGCCATGATATAGGGCGCGGGAAGCCGGAACGAGCGCAGTTCACTCTCCGGCAGGGCCTGACGCATCTTGAGCAGCACAATCGGTCCGATGCCGTATGACAGAACGGTCGCTGCCGACGCATACGACACCATCTTCTGCCAGGAGGGTAACGGCAGAAAGAACAGCACCCCGATGATGTAAACCACGATCAACGCCATCCATGGGGTGCCGTTATCGTTCACCCAGGCGACGGCCCGGGGCATGGTCTCGCTTTCGCCGCCGGCCATGATGATGCGCGAGCCGCTGGTTGACCAGATGAAGCCGCAAACGCCGGGCGAGACAATCGCATCCGCATAAAGAATCGTTGCCCACCAGGACGCGCCCAGGATAACCGCGAGTCCGGCAAACGGCCCGGAAATCCCGGTGAAGGTCAGCCCACCCCAGCCGTTTTTCGCCAGGATATCGTGTGGAATAGCGGTGACGAACGCATACTGCAGCAGAATGAATACCGCCGCACCGATGATGATCGTACCGAGCACGGCGATCGGCAGATTACGGCCGGGATTATCTGTTTCCCCCGCCAGGTCGATGGCCTGACGAAACCCGAACAAGGCAAAGAACACGCCCGCGCTCGAAATAGCGGTGAACATCCCGGTGCTGTTGACGTGATGAACAACGCCCGACGTCGCGACATTCAGCGATGTGGCGGACAGGTTTGCGCTATGGTGCGCCAGGAACAGGAAGATGAAGATGGTGCCGATCGGCGTGAGCAGCTTGAACCAGGTTGCCACTGTGTTGATCGCCAGCACCAGCCGGATTGCCAGGAAGTTGAAGCCCACCATGATCGCCAGGAGCACGACCGAGGTCAGAAAGCCGAAACCCGTCAGCAGCCCGCTCGTGTGGACGAGCCCGGGAATGTAGTTGTTGGCGTAGTTGACGACCGCCATGGCCTCAACCGGAGGAATCGTCACGTAGGCCAGAAACAGAATCCATGTCCAGAAGTGGCCGAGTTGTACACCGTGGCTCACATGACTGATATGCACCACACCGCCGCTGCGCGGGAACATGGGTGCAAGCTCGGCATAGACCAGTGCCAGCAGCATGATGACCAGGGCTGCGATCGCCCATGAACCGATACTGAGCGGTCCGGCGTCGCGTGCTGCGTTGAGCGGCCCGAGCAGCCAGCCCGAGCCAATCATGCCACCCACGCCGGCAAATAAAAGGCCCATAAGGCCGGCATCCTTTCTTAGTTTTCCTGCCACGATGACCCCCTTGTTTGTATTTGCTTGAGTTGACGCTGGGACAGCGTCTGCCGGCAATCGGCCGCTTTTCGTCGCCGAAATAGGACGTGACTCAAGTGTCCGCTGACGATTAGAGCCGGCGGCTCAGGCCACTACCGCGGACTGTCTTTAACCTACACCCGCGGCTTTGCAGATGCCAGATTGCAAATTTCAAACCGGGGCGTGGCCGGGGCAGCGTGCGAGTGCCCCTCACAACTATTGAGTGGACCCTCAGCCGAACGTAGCAACGGGATACGTGGAAAGCGATTCAGGACTTTAACAGTGCACAACCCGCGAGTAATCGGTAACCCCGGGGTGGTTCACTTGGCTCGCCGGTGGTCAGCACGAATAGAGCGAAATGGGAGCGAGTGCGCGTCTCGCCGACGCAGAGATGAATGACCGCTTTGGGCCGCAAGCCCGCATTCATGACAGCCGGTTCCAACCGTTTCATCCGCTCTCCTCGCTCTAGAGTTCCGGCGAGTCGCGCATTAAATTGGCCATGAGTTGTTTACAGGCCGCATCGTTGAGCACGGTGCGTTCGACGCCGTGTGCAGCCGGACGTGCTTGATAGCACAGGATACCAACAGCGGCATGCCGTAGCGCAGGATCGTGCCGGGCACATCGCGCCCGGCGGGAGCGTGGTGTAGAGGGGATATCAAGCGAATCGAAACGCGGCGTCGCACTGTATTGTCAGAGGGTCGAGTAAAGGCAGGGGGCTGGTGCGTGCGTCGGTTGCCATGGGCAACTCGGTGCAGGCCAGCACGGCTGCGTCGCAATGGGAATGGCGCGCCGCAAGACTTCGAAAGTATTCGGGCGCATCGCCGGGTTCCTTACCCGCGGCAATCGCCGACTGAATGCTTTGGATATGCTGGCGATCGCCCAGCGCCGGGATCTCGACTTCCAGCCCCGCGCTTTGGAGACGTCCGGCGTAGTAGCCATTTTCCATAGTGAACTGGGTGCCCAGCAAGAGAACCCGGCTGTAGCCGCGATCCAGGGCCACGCGCGCTGTTTCATCCACGATATGGATGATTGGAATATGAGCCGGCCACCGGTCGGACAGTTCGTCGATGGCTCGATGAAGCGTGTTGCAGCACACGACCACGCAATCCGGGCGCATCGCGAATAACTCGGCCAATTCCGGCTCGAATAATCGCAACACGCGAGCCCAATCATTGCCGTAGCAGCGCATGATCGGGGCGTAGTCGATACTCTTGAGCAGCAATCGTGCGGAATGCGTGTCACCGAATTCACGCTGAGCGAGTTGGTTGAGATAGCGGTAATATTCGATTGTCGAGGGCTGGGGCCTGTTGCCGTTTCGTTCGAGTCCGCGCCAAGCGCTGTTTTGCGGCAAGACGAGGCGTAGCGAACGTGGCGTAGTTGTTCTACGTGAGAGAGCTACAACGCTGGATTGCCGCAAAACAGCGCTTGTCCCTTCGGGTTGGGCCGCAAATCGCGCCCTGCGGCGTTACGAGTCTGGGTCGTGGCACGCCACGACGCGGCGACTCGCGCCTTGCCGGACACGATTTGCGGTCTCCAACGCGGCGCTCGTACGAAACGGCAACAGGCCCCAGGCAGTGCCACCGAGAAGACCAATCGTTTTCATGTGTTTTCTCATGCTGTTCCTCCGGCCGACCCCAGCATTTTTCGCCGACACTTTTCGATGTGATGCGCGAGCGTGTCTCAGTCGCGGCTTTGCCGATGGGCGAAGGTATTCTGCCGGAAGAATGGGGCGTCCACTCGGTCGGGCTAGGTTGTTGTCCCAGGTGCGGCGATTATCGGTGAATCGTTATTCCGAGACGCCGATAAGCCGCGAGCTGCTCTTCGGGCGTGTTCGCGTCCGTTACCAGGTCGGTGACCGTGTCGGCTGCGGCAACGACATAAGGGAAGGCTTTTCCCAGCTTGCCGGCGTCGGCCAACGCGACGACCAGCGCGGACTGGTCGATCATCAGCCGTTTGGTCGCCAGCTCATCCGGCCCGGGAATGGTCAATCCGGCGTCTGGATCCAGCGCGCAGACACCGATAAAGCTCATATCGGCCCTAAACGCGCTCAGAAAGCGGGTGGTCTCCGAGCCCAATGTGACGCCGAGTTCCTTATTGAGCGCACCGCCGGCCAAATGCACAGCAATGTGTGGATGGTCGATGAGAAGGGCAGCGACGGGCGGCGCATTGGTCACGACCGTGGCGTTCAAGTCGGGTGCCAGGTGGCGGGCGACATTCAGCGCTGTGCTGCCGCCATCCAGGAATAGCAATTGCCCATCGCGGGCAAGAGCGGCGGCTCGCTGGGCGATCGTTGTTTTGTCGGGCTGCCGGGCTTGCGAACGCTGCGCGTAGTGGGCGGGTTTAGCAGCCCGGGGGACGGCGCCGCCATGGACACGTTGCAGCTGGCCTGCGGCTTCAAGCGCCCGCAGATCGCGTCGGACGGTGTCTTCTGACACCCCCAAAGATTCAGCCGCCGCCGCGGCCCCGATACTGCCTTCGGCCTTGAGTTGGGTTAACAGAGCGCTTTGGCGGGTGGCTTTCAACATGGCTCAACGTATCTCCGGGTCGGTCGCGCGATTGCACTATAGCGCAATAACACGCAATGTAATGCAGAATAACGCAAAATCAAGGAACCTCGCTTGGCTTATCCGTCTCCCATTGTCTTCGACTTGTTTGGCGTGCTGATACGAAAGCAGCGGTCGCCGGACCAGGACAGGCTGGCCGAACTCGCGGGGACCGACTCAACCGGGTTCAGTGCGGCTTATTGGCAGGAACGGCCGAACTACGACCGCGGCTGTTCACCCGGTGCGTACTGGAGCGCGGTGGGCGCAAGCCTCGGGTTGTCGTTCAACCAAGGCAAGGTCGAGCAACTCACGGCCCTCGACAACGAAAGTTGGTCCAACGTCGACCCGAGCATGGTGCGGATGTTGTACGAGCTGCGTCGATGCGATACGCCACTCTATCTGTTAAGCAACATTCCCGACCCGTTATTCACGTTTCTCGATGCGCGCCATGGCTGGCTCGCCGAGCTGTTCGAGCAGCGCTTCATGTCGTGCGAGATGGGCGTGGCAAAGCCGGAGATCGCGGCATTTGACAAGGCGTTTTCGTCGGTTGCTCGGCGGCACCCGGGGGCGGTGGCTCGGTTTGTCGATGATAGCCCGAGCAACATTGCCGCGGCCCGCGGCTTGTCGATCGTGTCGCATCGTTATCAAGGACTGGCGGCCCTGCAAGCCTGGCTTCGTGATTCAGACGAAGCGCAAGAATTAAAGGCTTGACGACGCATGCGAGGCAAGCCGGTTGGAAGATCTGGCAGTACAACGGGTATGCGGCACTTCGACCTTCCTGGCCAATGGCTTTGGCATGGGCGCGTGGTCGGTTCAGATTGCCAGCGTTCAAGCAGACAACGGCCTGTCCGATTTCATGATTGGCGTCGCACTGTTGGTCTTTGCCGTCGCTGCGTTGGGCGCCATGCAGATCAGTGGCAAGGCGGCGGCGCGGTATCCGGTCAACTATCTCTGTGCGGGCATTGGCGTGGCGTTCGCTCTCGCACTTGCAGCACTCGGCTTTGTCGTGGGTATTGCGAGTCTGATCGTGGCCCTGGCCGCCTTCGGTATGGCCCACGGTGCGCTGGATGTGGCCATGAACGCTCGTGCCAGCATGCTCGAAAACCGAGCGCAACGCCCGCTTATGTCCTCCTTCCACGCCGCATGGAGTATCGGTGGTGCTGTGGGGGCCGGTTTGGCCGGTATTCTGGCCGCGCATGGCTACGGGCCCGTCGTCGTCTTGCCTGCTACCGCCGTGATAGCGCTGCCCGCCCTGTTGCTGGCTCTGGGCGGCCATCAAACCGCGAAGCCAATTTCGACAAGTGCGCCGGCAGAAACGACAGCAAGCACGCGGCGGCTGCGAACAATCCTGCTGCCGTTGCTTTGCGCCATTGCCTTTCTGGCGCTATTTACTGAAGGCGCGCTGGCCAACTGGAGCAGTATCTACCTCAAGGGCGCTCTGGCCGGCGTATCGGGTGGGTTCGCCGTTGGCTATGTGGCGTTTTCGGTCGGGATGTCGATCGGACGACTGGGTGGCGACCCGATCGTGGCGCGATACGGTCGCCGCCGGGTTGGTGTCGCTGGTGCCACTCTGGCGGCCATCGGCCTGGCCGTCGTGTTGGCGATACCAACCCTTGCCTCGGCCTTGATCTGTTTTGCCCTCGTCGGTATCGGGATGAGCAACGTGGTGCCGATCACTTTCGGTAGCGCCGGTCGTGTCGCCCGCTCCGAAGCCGCCGGTATCTCGCGCGCTGCGTCGGCCGGTTACGCCGGTTTCGTGATCGGCCCGCCGTTAATCGGGGGATTGGCTGGCCTGGTCACCTTGCCCGTGGCCCTAACGACACTGGTTGCGGCGACGGCGCTGATCGCCACATTCGGGATGTTCGCCTACCGGCCGACAGAGCGTCTCTAGCCAGCCGCTGCGCTTGTATCGAGCATATGAACCACCTTTTCCAACCAGACGTTATTGCTCTTATTTTGAGTAATTTCGCCCGCGGGTACGCTGATGAGTTGTGCGCTTGCGCTATCGTTCTTT is from Salinisphaera sp. LB1 and encodes:
- a CDS encoding DeoR/GlpR family DNA-binding transcription regulator, whose product is MSDRMARDRHRKRQLAEAVVGLIADGECLFLDNSSTNLALAEILPASSNLTVISNSAAIVAALADRNDIRLIAIGGVVDPNLGACTGPEALVQVQHIHFDRLLLGACAVSCSHGVCVFDPTDMAFKQQLLASANYVVVLATSDKLETTAPFRVASLKAIDTVVVESDAEGAICSNLAAAGLDIVRAAGTSSQPPISAKTG
- a CDS encoding APC family permease, with product MPADAVPASTQANTNKGVIVAGKLRKDAGLMGLLFAGVGGMIGSGWLLGPLNAARDAGPLSIGSWAIAALVIMLLALVYAELAPMFPRSGGVVHISHVSHGVQLGHFWTWILFLAYVTIPPVEAMAVVNYANNYIPGLVHTSGLLTGFGFLTSVVLLAIMVGFNFLAIRLVLAINTVATWFKLLTPIGTIFIFLFLAHHSANLSATSLNVATSGVVHHVNSTGMFTAISSAGVFFALFGFRQAIDLAGETDNPGRNLPIAVLGTIIIGAAVFILLQYAFVTAIPHDILAKNGWGGLTFTGISGPFAGLAVILGASWWATILYADAIVSPGVCGFIWSTSGSRIIMAGGESETMPRAVAWVNDNGTPWMALIVVYIIGVLFFLPLPSWQKMVSYASAATVLSYGIGPIVLLKMRQALPESELRSFRLPAPYIMAPLAFIAANFVVFWAGFATDNFMFLLLLGVFIVFAIYFTVFKKGETGGINWQSLGWLFPYFGGMYLLSYLGPKSMGGIGLLGVYVDMAIIVVFSIAIMWLALKVSVSPESALAYYENEVLADQPAG
- a CDS encoding aspartate/glutamate racemase family protein; translation: MRQSSVVALSRRTTTPRSLRLVLPQNSAWRGLERNGNRPQPSTIEYYRYLNQLAQREFGDTHSARLLLKSIDYAPIMRCYGNDWARVLRLFEPELAELFAMRPDCVVVCCNTLHRAIDELSDRWPAHIPIIHIVDETARVALDRGYSRVLLLGTQFTMENGYYAGRLQSAGLEVEIPALGDRQHIQSIQSAIAAGKEPGDAPEYFRSLAARHSHCDAAVLACTELPMATDARTSPLPLLDPLTIQCDAAFRFA
- a CDS encoding DeoR/GlpR family DNA-binding transcription regulator, which gives rise to MLKATRQSALLTQLKAEGSIGAAAAAESLGVSEDTVRRDLRALEAAGQLQRVHGGAVPRAAKPAHYAQRSQARQPDKTTIAQRAAALARDGQLLFLDGGSTALNVARHLAPDLNATVVTNAPPVAALLIDHPHIAVHLAGGALNKELGVTLGSETTRFLSAFRADMSFIGVCALDPDAGLTIPGPDELATKRLMIDQSALVVALADAGKLGKAFPYVVAAADTVTDLVTDANTPEEQLAAYRRLGITIHR
- a CDS encoding HAD family phosphatase, whose amino-acid sequence is MAYPSPIVFDLFGVLIRKQRSPDQDRLAELAGTDSTGFSAAYWQERPNYDRGCSPGAYWSAVGASLGLSFNQGKVEQLTALDNESWSNVDPSMVRMLYELRRCDTPLYLLSNIPDPLFTFLDARHGWLAELFEQRFMSCEMGVAKPEIAAFDKAFSSVARRHPGAVARFVDDSPSNIAAARGLSIVSHRYQGLAALQAWLRDSDEAQELKA
- a CDS encoding MFS transporter, whose protein sequence is MEDLAVQRVCGTSTFLANGFGMGAWSVQIASVQADNGLSDFMIGVALLVFAVAALGAMQISGKAAARYPVNYLCAGIGVAFALALAALGFVVGIASLIVALAAFGMAHGALDVAMNARASMLENRAQRPLMSSFHAAWSIGGAVGAGLAGILAAHGYGPVVVLPATAVIALPALLLALGGHQTAKPISTSAPAETTASTRRLRTILLPLLCAIAFLALFTEGALANWSSIYLKGALAGVSGGFAVGYVAFSVGMSIGRLGGDPIVARYGRRRVGVAGATLAAIGLAVVLAIPTLASALICFALVGIGMSNVVPITFGSAGRVARSEAAGISRAASAGYAGFVIGPPLIGGLAGLVTLPVALTTLVAATALIATFGMFAYRPTERL